In one Pasteuria penetrans genomic region, the following are encoded:
- a CDS encoding site-2 protease family protein, whose protein sequence is MNIFEGLVGKLANIHIWLPAFIIGLTVHEWAHGWVAYRLGDPTAYERGRVTLNPLRHIDPMGFLFILLAGIGYARPVPIDDSRLHHPNLGYMAAILAGPMSNFLLSLVGACVLQEVYGGMPDDSYVYQFTHAFFGANVILFTFNLIPLPPLDGYRILTSFLPRSLRVALYPFEMVGVAVFLVLFLFVPEFRKLFHDIVEYVSDAITQSVRDFFHSH, encoded by the coding sequence ATGAATATTTTCGAGGGCCTTGTTGGAAAATTGGCAAACATTCATATATGGTTACCCGCCTTTATCATAGGCCTCACGGTTCATGAATGGGCGCATGGATGGGTAGCGTATCGTTTGGGTGATCCGACGGCCTATGAGAGGGGACGCGTGACTCTCAATCCACTTCGTCATATAGATCCCATGGGCTTTTTGTTTATTCTACTTGCCGGTATAGGGTACGCTCGTCCTGTTCCTATCGATGATTCACGTCTCCATCATCCGAACTTGGGGTATATGGCTGCTATACTCGCTGGGCCCATGAGTAATTTTCTGTTGTCCCTTGTGGGTGCCTGCGTACTTCAAGAGGTTTACGGTGGGATGCCGGATGATTCCTATGTCTACCAGTTCACCCACGCTTTTTTCGGTGCGAATGTGATTCTATTTACCTTCAATCTCATCCCTCTTCCCCCCCTGGACGGATATCGGATTCTAACATCCTTCCTCCCTCGTTCCCTCAGAGTTGCTTTGTATCCCTTCGAAATGGTTGGTGTAGCTGTATTTCTGGTTCTTTTTTTGTTTGTCCCGGAATTTAGGAAACTGTTCCACGACATCGTTGAATATGTAAGTGATGCAATAACACAATCGGTCCGTGATTTTTTTCACTCTCATTGA
- the acnA gene encoding aconitate hydratase AcnA, producing MDDYSFARSTLSIGKTTYTYYDLPRVATQLGVDLGSIPFSLRIVLEAMVRQYDGKVITEAHITNLLNWQRDETDPGEVAFRPSRIVLQDFTGVPAVVDLAALRSAVARRGGDPARISPAVSVDLVIDHSVIVDRAGTADALNFNVEREFARNEERYRLLRWASESFANFRVVPPSTGIVHQVNLEYLARVVSVLEGEDGPVLVPDTLVGTDSHTTMINGLGVLGWGVGGIEAEACMLGHPLFFAAPKVIGVRLQGSLSPGATATDLALTVTEMLRAHGVVGKFVEFFGPGFASLSLADRATVANMAPEYGATTGFFPVDQETLRYLRDTGRSDQVIEMVQRYCEAQGLFWRAEEPDPKYSTQLELDLGEVVPSLSGPKRPQDRVALADMKKSWCKVLTQSVSERGFGIGKGDLNRSVPLSLHGQSEELRHGSVVIAAITSCTNTSNPSVMLGAGLLAKKAVERGLRVPAYVKCSLTPGSKVVTAYLEKAGLLSPLQRLGFYLAGYGCATCIGNSGPLEPEVEEAIHTRELTVAAVLSGNRNFEGRIHSLVKANYLASPPLVVAYALAGTVDIDLLNDPIGEDAAGHPIYFLDLWPSGEEVEAAAVSAMNREQFQQQYSETFTANEKWNELPTPHGLLYAWDPGSTYIQEPPFFTDKVTVGDRLAAIHRAHILVFLGDSVTTDHISPAGAISSTSPAGKYLQDEGVSIAQFNSYGSRRGNDRVMTRGTFANLRIRNLMVPEKEGGYTRHFPSGEVLSIYDAAMRYRTEKRPLVILAGTEYGTGSSRDWAAKGTFLLGVRAVIAQSFERIHRSNLVGMGVLPLEFLPGDSAQSYGFTGEECIDIPAVPEEFQSRSQLQVTVEKTDGSHFLVPLLMRLDSAIELSYYRAGGILPTVLGNILQK from the coding sequence ATGGATGATTATTCTTTTGCTCGTTCCACCCTTTCTATAGGGAAAACAACGTATACTTATTATGATTTGCCGCGGGTAGCGACCCAGCTAGGTGTGGATTTGGGGAGTATTCCTTTCTCCTTGCGGATCGTTTTGGAAGCCATGGTCCGCCAGTACGATGGTAAAGTCATTACGGAGGCACACATAACCAACCTGTTGAATTGGCAGCGGGACGAGACAGATCCGGGTGAAGTGGCCTTTAGGCCATCGCGAATTGTATTACAGGACTTTACCGGTGTCCCGGCGGTTGTAGATCTCGCTGCTCTGCGCTCGGCCGTGGCCAGGAGGGGGGGGGACCCGGCCCGAATCAGTCCTGCTGTTTCTGTGGATCTTGTGATCGATCACTCTGTGATTGTGGATCGGGCGGGGACCGCCGATGCCTTGAATTTCAATGTAGAGAGGGAGTTTGCCCGTAACGAGGAGCGCTATCGTTTGTTGCGTTGGGCTTCGGAATCCTTTGCCAATTTTCGTGTGGTTCCTCCCTCCACGGGAATCGTTCACCAGGTGAATCTGGAGTATTTGGCCCGGGTGGTTTCCGTGCTTGAGGGGGAGGATGGGCCCGTACTAGTCCCGGACACTTTGGTAGGTACGGATTCCCACACGACGATGATCAATGGACTGGGTGTGTTGGGTTGGGGTGTAGGTGGTATTGAGGCGGAGGCCTGTATGTTGGGTCATCCACTCTTTTTCGCGGCACCCAAGGTCATAGGTGTACGGCTGCAGGGCTCTTTATCCCCGGGGGCAACGGCCACAGATTTAGCGTTGACGGTGACGGAGATGTTGCGTGCGCATGGTGTAGTGGGAAAATTTGTGGAATTTTTTGGACCCGGTTTCGCGTCGCTTAGTTTAGCTGATCGGGCTACTGTGGCTAACATGGCTCCTGAGTATGGGGCAACCACTGGTTTTTTCCCTGTAGATCAGGAGACATTGCGGTATCTTCGTGATACGGGTCGTTCCGACCAGGTTATCGAGATGGTACAACGATACTGCGAGGCACAAGGTCTGTTTTGGAGGGCCGAGGAACCCGACCCGAAGTATTCCACACAGTTGGAGTTGGATTTGGGTGAGGTGGTACCCAGTCTTTCGGGCCCCAAGAGGCCGCAGGATCGTGTAGCCCTGGCCGATATGAAAAAGTCATGGTGCAAGGTGTTGACCCAATCGGTTTCCGAGAGGGGTTTTGGTATCGGCAAGGGGGATTTGAACCGGTCTGTTCCCCTTTCCTTGCACGGGCAGAGCGAGGAACTTAGGCATGGTTCCGTGGTGATTGCTGCGATTACCAGTTGTACCAATACCAGCAATCCCTCCGTTATGTTGGGGGCGGGTCTCCTGGCTAAAAAGGCGGTGGAAAGGGGCCTCCGTGTACCGGCTTACGTAAAGTGCAGTCTCACTCCCGGCTCCAAAGTGGTAACGGCTTATCTGGAAAAGGCGGGTTTGTTATCCCCTCTGCAACGGTTGGGTTTTTACTTGGCCGGCTACGGGTGTGCAACCTGTATCGGTAATAGTGGGCCACTGGAGCCAGAGGTGGAGGAGGCGATACATACGAGGGAGTTGACGGTAGCTGCGGTGTTATCGGGCAATCGGAATTTTGAAGGGCGTATCCACTCGTTGGTGAAGGCTAATTACCTTGCCTCTCCCCCTCTGGTAGTGGCCTACGCGCTGGCGGGTACGGTGGATATCGACTTGTTGAACGATCCTATTGGTGAGGATGCGGCGGGTCACCCTATTTATTTTTTGGATCTGTGGCCAAGCGGGGAAGAGGTGGAGGCGGCTGCGGTTTCTGCGATGAACAGGGAGCAGTTTCAACAACAGTACTCCGAGACGTTCACTGCCAATGAAAAGTGGAATGAACTTCCCACTCCCCATGGATTACTTTATGCTTGGGATCCCGGTTCCACCTACATCCAGGAACCGCCCTTCTTCACCGATAAGGTAACTGTGGGGGATAGACTTGCTGCTATTCACAGGGCCCATATTTTAGTGTTTTTGGGTGACTCTGTTACGACGGATCACATCTCGCCAGCAGGTGCGATTTCTTCCACAAGCCCGGCTGGGAAATACTTACAAGATGAGGGAGTTTCCATCGCTCAGTTCAACTCCTATGGATCGCGGCGTGGGAATGATCGTGTGATGACAAGAGGAACATTCGCTAATTTGCGTATTCGCAATCTCATGGTACCGGAAAAGGAGGGGGGGTATACTCGACACTTTCCCAGTGGAGAGGTCCTATCGATCTATGATGCAGCTATGCGATATCGTACCGAGAAGAGGCCTCTGGTTATCCTGGCTGGTACAGAGTATGGTACGGGAAGTTCACGGGATTGGGCTGCTAAGGGAACGTTCTTGCTGGGTGTGCGGGCAGTGATAGCACAGAGTTTTGAAAGGATCCACCGGAGCAATTTGGTAGGTATGGGTGTTTTACCCTTGGAATTTTTGCCTGGGGATAGCGCGCAGTCGTATGGGTTCACGGGGGAGGAATGCATCGACATACCGGCCGTTCCGGAGGAGTTTCAGTCCCGATCACAACTTCAGGTTACGGTGGAAAAAACGGATGGATCCCATTTTCTGGTCCCCCTGCTGATGCGGCTGGATAGCGCTATCGAGTTATCCTACTATCGTGCGGGTGGTATTTTACCTACAGTTCTCGGAAATATTTTGCAGAAGTGA
- a CDS encoding DUF309 domain-containing protein, whose translation MSYSPLYVEFFHHFNVTEDYFECHEVLEALWLETARDPFYQGLLQVAVCLYHHRNCNLGGARKLMEAALTKLAPYGEPVYRGIHLGSLKTLARQYYDKLHSEGHDFTFSPFRIQVIDPELRRLVQEFGVLKK comes from the coding sequence ATGTCCTATTCTCCGTTGTATGTGGAATTTTTTCATCATTTTAATGTAACAGAGGATTATTTTGAGTGTCATGAGGTATTAGAAGCACTCTGGCTTGAAACAGCTCGGGATCCTTTTTATCAGGGGTTGTTACAAGTGGCTGTTTGTTTGTATCATCATCGGAACTGTAATTTAGGGGGGGCGCGGAAGTTAATGGAGGCGGCCTTAACGAAATTGGCGCCTTATGGGGAGCCAGTGTATAGGGGTATTCATCTAGGATCCCTGAAAACCCTAGCTCGTCAATATTATGATAAGCTGCATAGTGAGGGTCACGACTTTACGTTTTCCCCCTTTCGCATTCAGGTCATAGATCCGGAGTTGCGGCGCTTGGTTCAGGAATTTGGTGTTCTCAAAAAATGA
- a CDS encoding acyl-CoA thioesterase — translation MVKVRSTEIDRMGHLNHAKYLEYMEWSRGEWLSDCHLSPRVLDAKGLGVAVVHVRIDYHREIHVDQRLQVTTHPLRTGRTSFTVKNEILDVQGECMSVAEVVSVLLDLKMRCAVPLLPELRAAFGSSDRVP, via the coding sequence GTGGTAAAAGTTCGCTCAACGGAAATCGATAGAATGGGCCATCTGAATCATGCAAAGTATTTGGAGTATATGGAATGGTCCCGTGGGGAGTGGCTCTCCGATTGTCACTTGTCTCCAAGGGTGTTGGATGCCAAGGGGTTGGGTGTAGCTGTTGTCCATGTTCGTATCGATTACCACCGTGAAATTCATGTTGATCAGCGTCTGCAGGTGACGACCCATCCTCTCAGGACAGGACGCACCAGTTTCACAGTGAAGAACGAGATATTGGATGTACAGGGGGAATGTATGTCCGTCGCCGAGGTGGTTAGTGTGCTCCTCGATCTCAAAATGCGATGCGCGGTACCCTTGTTGCCGGAGTTGCGTGCTGCTTTCGGGAGTTCCGATCGCGTTCCATAG
- a CDS encoding M50 family metallopeptidase → MGGDEGSGYGMGWLRRRGSMMMEGSLVWPLLVVVGLVMFGVLIFVHELGHYIFARYCGIFVSEFAVGFGPRAWSKKWGDTIYSVRWIPIGGFVRMAGMLGAEETKPDIPLGHRVYVRLNGDGGAEELYLYDPGDSVKKGSDGNVGVAPHFWITGWVRGIDTDRLVISLAESQGEEASSTMYPLVMGALVHRDSERSPIEVVPKSCRYDSKTLGQRVLTIFGGPLANLLFTIPLFALFTAISDKDQWIITHVAPGSIAMDQGLQSGDILVSVDEFEVLGREFLRNVMVRGFDSSQSLKLTVKRGDRLEDVTFPHQEMAGSMQGRVVSTGEEVGDRLGALGIQGTYVPGEQGWLDVPKMSLVQMGWVTSWTVKSIKDILQRGIPLQGPDRKVSGMLGILFSVLPRAILSGGVPTLVFIMAVLSINLAILNLIPFIPMLDGGRLFLLFIEMLIGRPIDERIQMGLYYASFVFLMLFLIYLSLGDVLQWIQT, encoded by the coding sequence ATGGGTGGGGATGAAGGATCGGGATATGGCATGGGTTGGTTGCGACGGAGGGGATCGATGATGATGGAAGGTTCTCTGGTGTGGCCGTTGTTGGTTGTAGTGGGTCTTGTCATGTTCGGTGTTTTGATATTCGTACATGAACTCGGCCATTATATATTCGCCCGCTATTGCGGTATTTTTGTGAGTGAATTTGCTGTTGGTTTTGGTCCAAGGGCGTGGTCCAAAAAATGGGGGGATACGATTTATAGTGTTCGTTGGATCCCTATCGGTGGGTTTGTTCGTATGGCTGGAATGTTGGGAGCGGAGGAAACGAAACCCGATATCCCATTGGGCCATAGGGTATATGTACGGTTGAACGGTGATGGGGGGGCGGAGGAACTTTACTTATATGATCCTGGGGATTCTGTAAAAAAGGGATCGGATGGTAATGTTGGTGTGGCCCCTCATTTCTGGATTACGGGTTGGGTAAGGGGGATTGATACGGATCGTTTGGTGATTTCCTTGGCCGAATCACAGGGGGAAGAGGCATCATCCACAATGTATCCCTTGGTTATGGGGGCGTTAGTGCATAGGGATTCCGAACGATCGCCTATCGAAGTCGTACCTAAGTCGTGTCGTTATGATTCTAAGACCCTGGGTCAGAGGGTTCTGACAATCTTTGGGGGTCCACTGGCCAACCTCCTGTTTACTATACCGTTGTTTGCACTGTTCACAGCGATTTCCGATAAGGACCAATGGATAATCACCCATGTGGCCCCCGGGAGTATAGCCATGGATCAGGGTTTGCAGTCTGGGGACATCCTGGTTTCTGTCGATGAATTTGAGGTGCTTGGGAGGGAATTTCTCAGAAATGTAATGGTAAGGGGGTTTGATTCTTCCCAATCCCTGAAGTTGACAGTGAAGAGGGGGGATCGTTTGGAGGATGTGACCTTCCCCCATCAGGAAATGGCAGGTTCTATGCAGGGGAGAGTTGTATCCACGGGGGAGGAGGTGGGGGACAGACTGGGTGCGTTGGGGATACAAGGGACCTATGTTCCCGGTGAACAGGGTTGGTTGGATGTTCCCAAAATGAGTTTAGTTCAAATGGGCTGGGTAACATCGTGGACCGTCAAGAGTATAAAGGATATTCTCCAGAGAGGTATTCCGTTGCAGGGACCGGATCGTAAGGTGAGTGGGATGTTGGGGATCCTTTTCAGTGTATTACCCCGAGCCATATTGTCTGGTGGTGTACCCACCCTAGTTTTTATCATGGCCGTTCTCAGTATCAATCTTGCCATCCTCAATCTCATCCCCTTCATACCTATGTTGGATGGAGGGAGATTGTTTCTTCTATTCATTGAAATGTTGATCGGTCGTCCTATCGATGAACGTATACAGATGGGTTTATATTATGCTAGTTTTGTTTTTCTCATGTTGTTTCTTATCTACTTGAGTCTTGGCGATGTGCTCCAATGGATTCAGACTTAG
- the lpdA gene encoding dihydrolipoyl dehydrogenase, with translation MVVGDFAQDVDVCVIGAGPGGYVAAIRAAQLGRKVILVERDQLGGVCLNRGCIPSKALISAADRYDSFRGAAQLGFRLPEKIDIDWDRLMAWKRGVIQQLRVGITKLLSANEIEVVFGEARFIGPSSVRVVTKEAGQTYNFKQAIVATGSRPYRLPGLPMDGGRILSSTEALELPSLPERMLIVGGGYIGLELGTAYAKLGTQVTILEGSGSLLPGVEPRLVQIVQNRFRRIGGEIVTHARVQQGQSTSTAVHVMAVVDGKAQQYTADYCLVAVGRVPNTEDLGLAVAGVHCDDKGFIRTSSSCCTSRSTIYAIGDCAGGDLLAHKASFEARVAAEAACGRFSVVDVQAMPYVIFSDPEIAYAGFTVEAARKAGYDPVVGRCAFQANGRALSLQQGEGFIQVVVDSETEQIVGVQMVGHEASSLLATAVLAIETGVSAEDIGLIVHAHPTLSEAFAEAAENAVGRSIHGVNRKRG, from the coding sequence ATGGTAGTGGGGGATTTTGCACAAGACGTTGATGTGTGTGTGATTGGTGCAGGACCGGGTGGATATGTGGCCGCTATTCGTGCAGCACAGTTGGGTCGCAAGGTGATCCTCGTTGAGCGCGATCAACTCGGAGGCGTTTGTCTCAATCGCGGCTGTATCCCCTCCAAAGCGCTCATCAGTGCGGCCGATCGTTACGATAGTTTCAGGGGGGCAGCTCAGCTGGGATTCCGGCTTCCCGAGAAAATAGACATCGATTGGGATCGTTTGATGGCGTGGAAGAGGGGTGTTATTCAGCAGCTTCGCGTGGGGATTACGAAATTGTTGTCCGCTAATGAGATTGAGGTTGTGTTTGGTGAGGCCCGTTTTATCGGTCCTTCCTCAGTTCGTGTGGTTACGAAGGAAGCTGGTCAGACCTATAATTTCAAACAGGCTATTGTGGCAACCGGTTCGCGGCCGTATAGATTACCAGGTTTGCCCATGGACGGGGGGAGGATTCTCTCTTCTACAGAGGCATTGGAGTTGCCATCCCTGCCCGAGCGTATGTTGATCGTTGGTGGGGGGTACATTGGTCTTGAGTTAGGAACTGCCTATGCCAAATTGGGTACACAGGTGACGATCCTAGAGGGGTCAGGATCCCTGTTACCGGGTGTGGAGCCCCGTTTGGTGCAGATTGTACAGAATCGTTTTCGTAGAATTGGTGGGGAAATTGTCACCCATGCCCGCGTTCAGCAGGGGCAATCCACGTCTACTGCTGTACATGTTATGGCTGTGGTAGACGGGAAGGCGCAGCAGTATACGGCAGATTATTGTTTGGTGGCTGTAGGTAGGGTTCCCAATACGGAGGACCTGGGGTTGGCAGTGGCGGGTGTGCATTGTGATGATAAGGGTTTCATCAGAACCTCCTCCTCTTGTTGCACGAGTCGATCGACTATTTATGCAATTGGTGATTGTGCGGGCGGCGATTTGCTAGCCCACAAGGCTAGCTTTGAGGCCAGAGTGGCTGCTGAAGCAGCCTGTGGACGTTTTAGTGTCGTTGATGTTCAGGCGATGCCCTATGTAATCTTTAGCGACCCTGAGATTGCTTATGCGGGTTTTACCGTGGAGGCTGCGAGAAAGGCTGGTTATGATCCTGTGGTGGGTCGTTGCGCATTCCAGGCGAACGGACGTGCCTTATCTCTCCAACAGGGGGAGGGTTTTATTCAGGTGGTAGTCGATTCCGAAACGGAGCAGATTGTAGGGGTTCAGATGGTCGGTCATGAGGCCTCTAGTTTGTTGGCCACGGCCGTGTTGGCAATTGAAACGGGTGTTTCTGCAGAGGATATTGGCCTCATTGTACATGCTCACCCTACACTTTCAGAAGCTTTTGCGGAGGCAGCGGAGAATGCTGTGGGTCGATCGATTCATGGTGTGAATAGAAAAAGAGGGTAG
- a CDS encoding dihydrolipoamide acetyltransferase family protein, translating to MAYEFKLPDVGEGMQECEVIRLHVKEGQRVEAYAPFIDVQTDKASVEIPSPVTGIVTSLFVKEGKVAFVDSTIAWIEEAGTEGRDEQAPPQDPGLEGGETGASQKRQTGVKEPTPERVAAGGRRLVLALPSVRRLARELGVDLSEVRGTGKQGRILAGDVERAREQGASPVRDIGEKESTTTGSTPVSPPPSSAPPLSARGHGKLGQQMEEGIEVVEEIEPLRGIRKVIAQRMVESVKVIPHVTLMDEWDAVELVSLRREVQDLTGSKITYLPFFIKAVLSALRSYPHVNACLDMEREEIIVKKKYHMGIAVATEAGLMVPVIRDVDRKTLLELAAEVSEKAIKGRELKLESSDLRDGTFTITSLGSMGGSFFTPIIAHPQVAILGVGAMKEKPVARDGQVVIRRQVPISLSFDHRLVDGDVAARFLSHMRERIEQPKHLLMEMR from the coding sequence ATGGCTTATGAGTTTAAGCTCCCCGATGTTGGTGAGGGGATGCAGGAATGTGAAGTGATTCGATTGCATGTGAAGGAGGGGCAGAGGGTTGAGGCATATGCACCCTTCATCGATGTGCAAACCGATAAGGCTTCAGTAGAAATACCTTCCCCTGTAACAGGAATAGTGACTTCCTTGTTCGTTAAGGAGGGGAAAGTTGCTTTTGTGGATAGTACGATCGCATGGATAGAGGAGGCAGGAACAGAGGGGAGGGATGAGCAGGCTCCTCCCCAAGATCCGGGGTTGGAAGGAGGTGAAACAGGGGCTTCCCAAAAACGACAGACGGGGGTGAAGGAGCCTACCCCGGAAAGGGTTGCAGCCGGGGGTCGGCGGCTTGTCTTAGCATTGCCCTCCGTTCGGCGCCTGGCGAGGGAGTTAGGGGTAGATTTATCTGAGGTGCGAGGGACAGGTAAGCAGGGCAGGATCCTGGCAGGCGACGTAGAGAGGGCAAGGGAACAGGGAGCGTCGCCCGTTAGGGATATAGGTGAGAAGGAATCTACTACGACGGGGTCTACCCCTGTTTCCCCTCCTCCTTCGTCTGCTCCTCCCTTGTCTGCTAGGGGGCACGGGAAGTTGGGTCAACAGATGGAAGAGGGCATCGAGGTAGTAGAGGAGATAGAGCCCTTACGCGGTATTCGCAAGGTGATTGCTCAGCGTATGGTGGAGAGCGTAAAGGTGATTCCGCATGTGACCCTGATGGATGAGTGGGACGCGGTGGAATTGGTTTCCCTGCGCCGTGAAGTTCAGGATTTGACGGGGTCTAAAATTACCTACCTGCCATTTTTTATCAAGGCAGTCTTGTCAGCTTTACGGTCCTATCCCCATGTCAATGCCTGTTTGGATATGGAAAGGGAAGAGATCATCGTAAAGAAAAAATATCATATGGGGATAGCAGTGGCCACGGAGGCGGGTCTGATGGTTCCTGTGATCCGTGACGTGGATCGCAAAACCTTGCTAGAGCTGGCTGCGGAGGTGAGTGAAAAGGCGATAAAGGGGCGCGAGTTGAAATTGGAATCATCGGATTTGCGCGATGGTACCTTTACTATTACAAGTTTGGGGAGTATGGGTGGTAGTTTCTTCACCCCCATCATCGCACATCCGCAGGTGGCCATTCTGGGTGTAGGTGCTATGAAGGAGAAACCTGTTGCTCGGGATGGGCAGGTAGTCATCCGCCGGCAGGTACCCATTTCACTCAGTTTTGACCATCGGTTAGTGGATGGGGATGTAGCTGCACGTTTTCTGTCCCATATGCGCGAACGCATCGAACAACCGAAACATCTGCTGATGGAGATGAGATAA
- a CDS encoding alpha-ketoacid dehydrogenase subunit beta produces the protein MAQLTMVKALNDALRIALATDPSVLLLGEDVGKNGGVFRVSENLQGEFGEERVFDTPLAESGIGGMAVGLGVQGFRAVAEIQFIGFIFEAMDSIMVQAPRMRYRSGGRYSCPIVFRAPFGAGVKPPELHGDSLEGLLVQSPGLKVVCPSNPYDAKGLLLAAIRDPDPVFFLEHLKLYFSKSEVKEGDYTIPLGQAAVVREGVDVTLISYGAMVRTAMAAAEKLAEGGTEAEVIDLRTLAPLDLETILASVEKTGRAVVVQEAQRQAGVAASIVAEIQESAILSLRAPVLRVTSPDTVLAFPLIEEQWLPSVGRVIQAVEQSINF, from the coding sequence ATGGCACAACTGACTATGGTTAAGGCACTCAATGATGCTCTTCGTATAGCGTTGGCTACAGATCCTTCTGTTTTGCTTTTGGGGGAGGATGTAGGTAAAAACGGAGGGGTTTTTCGTGTCAGTGAAAATTTGCAGGGGGAATTTGGTGAGGAACGGGTTTTCGACACCCCATTAGCGGAGTCGGGAATTGGTGGTATGGCTGTGGGTTTGGGTGTACAAGGTTTTCGTGCGGTGGCGGAAATTCAATTCATTGGATTCATTTTTGAGGCGATGGATTCCATTATGGTTCAAGCACCACGGATGCGGTATCGCTCCGGGGGGAGGTATTCGTGTCCCATAGTGTTTCGTGCCCCCTTTGGTGCAGGTGTGAAGCCGCCCGAACTACACGGGGATAGTTTAGAGGGTCTTCTGGTCCAATCCCCTGGTCTTAAGGTTGTTTGTCCCTCTAATCCTTATGATGCCAAGGGCCTTCTCTTGGCTGCCATTCGTGATCCTGACCCTGTTTTCTTTTTAGAGCACTTGAAACTTTATTTTTCCAAATCGGAAGTCAAAGAGGGTGACTATACGATTCCTTTGGGCCAAGCGGCCGTGGTTCGTGAAGGGGTGGATGTTACGCTCATTTCCTACGGTGCCATGGTACGTACTGCGATGGCAGCGGCCGAAAAGCTGGCGGAGGGGGGTACGGAGGCGGAGGTTATTGATTTACGGACATTGGCTCCCCTAGACCTGGAAACGATCCTAGCATCTGTAGAGAAGACGGGTCGGGCGGTAGTCGTCCAAGAAGCCCAACGCCAGGCGGGTGTGGCGGCCTCCATTGTCGCGGAGATTCAGGAGAGTGCCATTCTCTCTCTACGTGCTCCTGTGTTGCGTGTTACCTCCCCTGATACCGTGCTCGCTTTTCCTTTGATTGAGGAACAGTGGTTGCCTTCTGTGGGACGGGTGATTCAAGCCGTGGAACAATCGATAAATTTTTAG
- the pdhA gene encoding pyruvate dehydrogenase (acetyl-transferring) E1 component subunit alpha produces the protein MGEQERGVNGGAQAAAYVHLAPIQPWAILDREGQIAKSASLPPDLSREDLRALMYRMVFVRVWDDRAVALARQGRLGFYAPVAGQEATMVASQYALQKQDWILPGYRDLPQMYFHGYPMYQLFLWSRGHQHGGEVCEDVSVMMPQIIIGAQYVQAVGVAMGIKKHKETDRVVVTYTGDGGTSQGDFYEALNFAGVYCLPIIFVVQNNRYAISTPVAKQTAAQTLAQKGIAAGIACMQVDGMDALAVYQVVQDARNRALAGQGPTLIEALNYRLGPHSMSGDDPGRYRLEEEQTSYAASEPLERLRKYLIAGNLWSQADEERVVSHAQQVLEDAVREADSYPAMEMKQLFETMYSGPRDSLLQQLDWFDRGGG, from the coding sequence ATGGGCGAACAAGAGCGGGGTGTCAACGGGGGTGCACAAGCGGCTGCTTACGTGCATCTTGCACCTATCCAACCGTGGGCCATACTGGACCGGGAAGGACAGATAGCCAAGAGTGCTTCCCTTCCTCCCGACCTTTCGAGGGAGGACCTAAGGGCCTTGATGTATCGTATGGTATTTGTGCGTGTTTGGGACGACCGTGCGGTTGCCCTAGCACGACAGGGTAGGTTGGGATTTTATGCACCCGTGGCCGGTCAGGAGGCTACTATGGTGGCTAGCCAATATGCTCTTCAGAAACAGGATTGGATTTTACCAGGGTATCGGGATCTTCCCCAGATGTATTTTCATGGATATCCTATGTATCAGCTTTTTCTGTGGTCGCGTGGTCATCAGCACGGGGGTGAGGTTTGCGAGGATGTCTCTGTCATGATGCCACAGATTATCATTGGTGCACAGTACGTACAGGCCGTTGGTGTCGCTATGGGTATCAAAAAACACAAGGAAACGGATCGAGTAGTGGTTACCTACACGGGTGATGGTGGAACGTCGCAGGGCGATTTTTATGAGGCGCTCAATTTTGCTGGTGTTTACTGTCTACCGATCATTTTCGTTGTACAAAACAACCGTTATGCCATATCGACCCCTGTTGCCAAGCAAACGGCCGCGCAAACATTGGCACAAAAGGGGATAGCGGCTGGAATTGCTTGTATGCAAGTGGATGGGATGGATGCCCTAGCCGTTTATCAGGTGGTTCAGGATGCGCGAAACCGGGCGCTGGCGGGGCAGGGTCCTACACTAATTGAGGCACTCAATTACCGACTTGGTCCCCACTCCATGTCGGGGGATGATCCGGGGCGTTATCGGTTGGAGGAGGAACAAACATCCTATGCGGCATCGGAACCCCTGGAGAGGCTTCGCAAGTATCTGATAGCGGGCAATCTGTGGTCCCAGGCGGATGAGGAGAGGGTGGTTTCGCACGCGCAGCAGGTATTGGAGGATGCGGTTCGCGAGGCAGATTCCTACCCAGCTATGGAGATGAAACAATTGTTTGAGACTATGTATAGTGGTCCGCGTGATTCCCTGTTGCAACAACTAGACTGGTTCGATAGGGGGGGAGGGTGA